The Mercurialis annua linkage group LG2, ddMerAnnu1.2, whole genome shotgun sequence genome contains a region encoding:
- the LOC126670097 gene encoding protein NRT1/ PTR FAMILY 1.3-like, with amino-acid sequence MEERFRETSVKLERRGWDVACRLVWPRMLFLTTGCGLSLNLLYFLMFEYNIKSITAIQICCLIFGFVYMVGLAGAVADYCYFGSFRIITVFSVISFLGTVMLSQVHAPSETPTKYQFGLVFVSIALALSGFVAVSNSYGFLKRDQYDKPPTARWNISCICFFNYVTIGGLVTAIGLGGEKKVWNFGFSMCCGTNVMGLILFLCGTCSYRLRKPQETVISSKNDHSTKTIPLFVTDIFLHASDIMLNSLITLQALTMNRHFEPDSIMPASCFGFFSLPTIFLSLAIIDFLIVPKCKKLSISWGIGLTHVLTILTLIASAVIESRRLNHLTNNLSSMSAFWLMIPEAILGFKFGFYFRRNGRMYCRERPVEEITTVLMRTFLLGMGCFVSILIIQIFLQFTHWLPHNINDGRLDYVFWTLAAIGCLNFALHLIITNNFEFPTFRFYAGHDDDNDEAAHGSNLQVA; translated from the exons atggaAGAAAGATTTAGAGAAACATCAGTGAAGCTTGAAAGACGAGGCTGGGATGTCGCATGCCGGCTTGTTT GGCCTAGAATGCTCTTCTTAACAACAGGCTGTGGGTTGTCActcaatttattatattttttgatgtTTGAGTACAATATAAAGAGCATCACGGCGATTCAAATCTGCTGTTTGATTTTCGGTTTCGTTTACATGGTCGGACTTGCCGGAGCCGTTGCAGATTACTGCTACTTTGGCTCTTTCCGTATTATTACGGTTTTTTCCGTCATCTCCTTTCTC GGCACGGTGATGTTAAGTCAAGTACATGCGCCATCTGAAACCCCGACAAAATATCAATTTGGACTTGTCTTTGTATCCATAGCACTGGCTTTATCAGGATTTGTAGCCGTTTCTAATTCTTACGGGTTTTTGAAAAGAGATCAGTATGACAAACCACCAACTGCTCGTTGGAACATATCTTGCATTTGTTTTTTCAACTACGTTACCATTGGAGGCCTCGTCACGGCTATCGGTTTGGGAGGAGAAAAAAAAGTTTGGAATTTCGGGTTTTCAATGTGTTGCGGTACTAACGTGATGGGATTAATCTTGTTTTTGTGTGGAACATGCTCATATCGACTGCGCAAGCCTCAAGAAACTGTGATTTCATCAAAAAATGACCACTCGACTAAAACTATCCCATTGTTTGTAACTGATATTTTCTTGCACGCCTCTGATATTATGTTGAACTCCCTAATAACGCTTCAAGCCCTAACTATGAACAGGCACTTCGAACCGGACTCTATAATGCCAGCAAGCTGTTTCGGATTCTTTTCGCTGCCAACTATATTCCTTTCGCTAGCTATCATCGACTTTTTGATAGTCCCAAAATGCAAGAAACTAAGCATCTCCTGGGGCATCGGATTAACCCATGTCTTGACCATCCTCACTCTCATAGCGTCCGCCGTGATCGAGTCTCGAAGGCTCAATCATCTCACAAACAATCTCAGTTCGATGTCAGCCTTTTGGCTTATGATACCCGAAGCAATATTAGGGTTtaagtttggattttatttccgAAGAAACGGCAGAATGTACTGTCGGGAAAGGCCAGTAGAAGAAATAACTACTGTTCTTATGCGTACATTCTTACTTGGAATGGGATGTTTTGTAAGCATACTAATCATTCAAATCTTCCTTCAATTCACACACTGGCTACCTCATAATATCAATGATGGAAGATTGGATTATGTATTTTGGACGTTGGCAGCAATTGGGTGCCTCAACTTTGCACTCCATTTAATTATTACAAACAACTTTGAGTTTCCCACTTTTCGATTCTATGCCGGTCATGACGATGATAATGATGAAGCTGCTCATGGATCGAACTTACAAGTTGCCTAG
- the LOC126668658 gene encoding uncharacterized protein LOC126668658, translating to MEHGEEDYEEEQYHPQVDGVRQHPPHPLNERIRQDHQGEDRPQAQGNQPPRQTLGDFFLPDVDNATYGCFAQLVRAATFEIKPSTIQLLENRCQFYGLPSEDPNEHIAKFLGVLDTNKLHNVTVDQIKLRMFPFSLRDKASLWLHSLPNASIHNWLDLAQAFLHKYFPMGRTAKLTKDIIDYYQYEGESLYETWERFKDLQRHVPHHRLAREHVLQIFYNGLGEITRSTIDSTSGGSLIQKTYEEANELVEKLAMVSSNWSSERRRPPAQKALMTLDQSKEFEAIKAMNASLQSQVDALKKQVNPRNAPVAYVQVGCEHCGDFNPSSGECYATGQAWSEQVSYVGGQRQGNDPYSNTYNPGWRNHPNFGWRNQEGQGNVRAHQQAGPSLQSGNRRQQQVPYHNNQGQGNNYGGRP from the coding sequence ATGGAACACGGGGAAGAGGATTATGAGGAAGAGCAATATCATCCTCAAGTCGATGGAGTGAGGCAACATCCACCTCATCCACTCAATGAGAGAATTCGGCAAGATCACCAAGGGGAAGACCGCCCTCAAGCTCAAGGCAATCAACCGCCAAGGCAAACTTTGGGAGATTTCTTcctcccggatgtggataatgccacaTATGGATGTTTTGCTCAACTGGTTAGAGCGGCTACCTTTGAAATCAAGCCTAGCACGATTCAACTCCTAGAGAATCGGTGCCAATTCTATGGGTTACCAAGTGAGGACCCGAATGAACATATAGCAAAGTTCTTGGGAGTGTTGGATACGAACAAGCTTCATAATGTGACCGTCGATCAAATCAAGCTCCGAATGTTTCCATTCTCACTAAGAGACAAGGCAAGCTTGTGGCTTCATTCGTTACCTAATGCATCAATCCATAATTGGCTGGATCTCGCTCAAGCTTTCCTCCATAAGTACTTTCCGATGGGGAGAACCGCAAAGTTGACCAAAGACATCATCGACTATTATCAATATGAGGGGGAATCTCTTTATGAAACTTGGGAGAGGTTCAAAGATCTCCAAAGGCACGTCCCTCATCATCGTCTTGCAAGGGAGCATGTGCTCCAAATATTCTATAATGGTTTGGGTGAGATTACACGGTCTACCATTGATTCGACATCGGGAGGTTCTTTGATTCAAAAGACGTATGAGGAAGCAAATGAGTTGGTTGAGAAATTGGCTATGGTGAGTAGCAATTGGTCCTCGGAAAGAAGAAGGCCTCCGGCTCAAAAAGCATTGATGACACTTGACCAATCAAAAGAGTTCGAAGCCATAAAGGCCATGAATGCATCTTTGCAAAGCCAAGTCGATGCCTTGAAGAAGCAAGTGAACCCCCGGAATGCTCCGGTGGCATATGTCCAAGTGGGATGTGAACATTGTGGGGACTTCAATCCTAGTAGTGGTGAGTGTTATGCCACAGGACAAGCGTGGAGTGAACAAGTGAGCTATGTGGGAGGTCAAAGGCAAGGGAATGATCCCTACTCTAATACCTATAATCCCGGATGGAGGAACCATCCTAATTTtgggtggagaaatcaagagGGACAAGGCAATGTTCGAGCGCACCAACAAGCGGGTCCTAGCCTTCAAAGTGGGAATAGGCGTCAACAACAAGTTCCTTATCACAACAACCAAGGGCAAGGAAACAATTATGGCGGGAGACCTTAA